A stretch of the Hydra vulgaris chromosome 09, alternate assembly HydraT2T_AEP genome encodes the following:
- the LOC136084811 gene encoding pre-mRNA-splicing factor 38B-like: MTIGQLVRSFLLKLDWYGTLFPRIPVPIHKEIEASLRAINLCDDRKVYADENKESSRERRSSQTDEKADPSFGEAEKHARKRRDEKSPRRSSDKTRTSSQERKDKDQRHSREHHSERRDSDRSDKRSSKDHKDHRSAKERRSSREKSPSRHKLSRKRSRSRDRYK, encoded by the coding sequence ATGACTATTGGTCAGCTTGTTCGAAGCTTTTTATTAAAGCTGGATTGGTATGGTACGCTATTTCCAAGAATACCTGTTCCGATTCATAAGGAGATTGAAGCTAGTCTTAGAGCTATAAATTTATGCGACGATCGGAAAGTATATGCTGACGAAAATAAAGAATCATCTAGAGAGCGTCGCTCGTCGCAAACTGATGAGAAAGCTGATCCAAGTTTTGGAGAAGCAGAAAAGCATGCTCGTAAAAGAAGAGATGAAAAGTCTCCTCGTAGAAGTAGTGACAAGACACGAACCTCGAGTCAAgaaagaaaagataaagatcAACGCCATAGCAGAGAACATCACAGTGAACGTCGCGATAGCGATAGATCGGATAAAAGGTCCTCTAAAGATCATAAAGATCATAGGTCTGCGAAAGAACGCCGTAGTTCCAGAGAGAAATCCCCAAGTCGTCATAAATTGTCAAGAAAGCGTAGCAGAAGTCGTGATCGTTACAAGTAG